The segment GCCAAAGGATGAGATTTGGGGATTAGAGAAGGACCTACCCAAATATTTAGGGAAAGAGAATCATTAATGTTGATAGCATTTCTCTCAGAAAAGGCTAAAAGTTTAATTTCAAAACCTAGTTTATTTGCATATTCAATATCTTTAATATCTATTTGATTTATACCTTCTGTACTAATTGAAACTCTATTAATTTTACCTCCAAATGCCAGTTCAGAAAGAATTGAAATTTTATCAGCCGCATCGTGTCCTTCAACATCAGCAGTTGGATCAAATTCTGCGAAACCAAGTTTCTGAGCTAATTTTAATGTTGCCTCATAATCAGCTTTTTCATTTGACATTTTTGTAAGTATAAAATTTGTTGTACCGTTTATTATCCCAACCATTTTATTTATTTGATTACTTTTAAGAGATCTTTTTAAAGGTTCAATTATTGGTATCCCTCCACATACTGCTGCTTCTGTTAAAACATAGACTCCATTCTTAGCAGCTGTGGAATATATTTCATTCCCATATCTTGCAATTACCGCTTTATTAGCTGTAACTACTGATTTTCGAGCCTTTAAAGATTTCAGAATAATATCCCTAGCTATATCTGTACCTCCCATTACTTCTACAATCACGTCAACATTTGGATCTTTAATTAGTTCATAAGGATCATTTATTAATAGATTATTCTCTAATTTAGTATCCCTTTTTTTGTTGATATTTTTAACAGCTATTCCTACAATTTCTATATCTTTTAAAATTGGATGTAGGTCATTTTTCGATTTTAGGATTTTATAAATACCTTTTCCTACAGTTCCAAAACCAATAATTCCAATTTTACATTTTTGCATTAGTTATCTTTTATTGTAATTTCAATTTTATAATATTATTTCGACAAAAAATCATTTGCCTGAGACTGCATTTTTAAGAGAATATTTAAAAAACCATTTGATCTTGATGGGGTTAGGCTTGCCTTTAGACCAGTATCTTCTATAAATTTATTGTTTATATTAACGACTTGTTTTGGCGTTAATTCATTCATTCCATTTATAAGGAATGCAAGTAACCCCTTTGTTATCAAAGCATCAGAATAGCCTTCCCAATAAAGTTTACCTTCTTGAAAACTTGCTTTAACAAAGACTTCAGAAACACATCCTTGAACTTTATTTTCAGGAATTAAGATGCTATTATTTGGAACTTTCAATTTTTTACCTAACCATAAAATAAACTCATATTTTCGTTTAGGATCTTCTGCATTTTTCAGTTTTTCTACTAATTTATTTAATTCTGTATAAGTTTCTTTCTTTTCCATTGTTATAAAACTATTAAATTACTAAATTAGATTTACACTAAACTAATATTTCTTTTTCCGTAATAAAACCTGATAGAGGGATATCCCAATCAGCTCTAGTCAGAAATTTATCGCTTACACAATTAGAGGTTAAAATACCTATACATGGAATAGATCTCCAATTTTTATCTTCCCTTAATTTATCAAAATATCCTCCACCGTATCCCAATCTTATTAAGTTTCTATCAACTGAAAGACAAGGAATAAACATCATACTAATTTTTTCATAACTCAATTTATTTGAAGAATAAGGAGCTAGTATCCCATGTAAATCTTTAGATAATGGTTTCTTATCCCAGGCACAAAATAAGAGATTTTTGTTTTCTTCACATCTCGGCAAAGCTAATAAATATTCATGACCAAGACTTCTTAAATCAACTTCATTTTCAAGAGGCCAATAAATTCCTATATACTTTTTTTTTAAATCTTTTCTAAAAATTGAATCAACATATGTTTTTACATTGATTTCAACTTTTCTCATATCAAAAGCTGAACTTTTATTTCTCAAATTTCTAAAAAATTTCCTTTCGAAATTCTTTTTTTCTGAGATTTTCATAATTTATATTTAATTAAATCCTTCTTCATTTAATTTTGTAAGGGCTATGGCTAGTGCGTCTGCCGAGTCATCAGGTTTTGGTGCACGGGTTAAATTTAGGTTGTACATTACCGCTTCAATAACTTCCTTCTTTGATGCTTTGCCAGAGCCTGCAATAGTGAGCTTGACTTGAGAAGGGGCGTACTCACTAACTTTAATGCTTTTGAAAGCAAATACCATCATAATAACTCCCCGAGCCTGAACAACACTAATGGTAGTGCTAGATCTATAAAAGAAAAATTTCTCTACCGCAGCAATATCTGGTTTCCACTGGTCAATCAATGTATTGAGATCATTAAAAATTTCATAAAGTCTATCTCCTTCCCCTTTATTTTTATTAGTTTCAATTACCCCACAATCAAGAAATATCTTCTTTTCATTTTGAATCTCAATAATGCCATATCCAACTCTTCCTAATCCAGGATCAATTCCAATAATCCTCACTTTATTATTCTTGTGATGATAATTGAAATTTGGAAAGGTCTTCTTTTTCATTCAAATCGAAGACTTTACAGAATGCTTGGATGACTCTTTCTCCTGAATCAACTTGCTCTAAGGGATCTTTTCTTAATCGATGCCTTAAAGAACATGTAATAACTCTAGCTATATCTTCCTCTTGCACTTCAGTTCTTCCCTCAAATGCAGCAATTGCCCTTGCAGATCGATTAGTTACAATATCCCCCCTTAGTCCATCAACATCAAGTTCGCCACATATAGCAGATATATTTAATCTTAGATCATCATCCAATTGAACTGAATTTAATATCTCTTGAGCTTTAATAACTTTTTGCTGAAGGTCATCTTGCTGTTTCTCAACACTTATCGAGAATTCATCGGGATTATCATCAAATGAAGTTCGCTGATCAACAACTTTAACCCTTAATTCCGCATCTCTTACTGTCTTAACCTCAACGCTCATACCAAACCTATCTAATAACTGAGGCCTAAGTTCTCCCTCTTCTGGATTGCCAGAGCCAATTAAAACAAATCTTGCAGGATGTCTAACTGAAACTCCCTCTCTCTCAACTGTATTCCATCCAGATGCGGCGGAATCTAAAAGAACATCAACTAAATGATCGTCGAGTAGATTAACTTCGTCTACGTATAACAAGCCTCTATTAGCTTTTGCTAATAAGCCTGGTTCAAAGGCCTTAATTCCTTCGCTTAAAGCCTTTTCTATATCAATAGTTCCGCACAGTCTGTCTTCTGTTGCCCCCAATGGCAAATCAACCATTGGGACTTGTTTTTTATCTTTCTCCAAACTTTCTCCCTGTACAATTTTCTCTAAAACTTCTTTACTCTGTAAATCAGGATCTATAAGTGAACTATTATATGGATCATCTTTAACAACATCTATAGCTGGTAACAAGTCTGCTAGAGCTCTTATAGTTGTAGATTTACCAGTTCCTCTGTCACCCATAATCATTAC is part of the Prochlorococcus marinus subsp. pastoris str. CCMP1986 genome and harbors:
- the ruvC gene encoding crossover junction endodeoxyribonuclease RuvC, whose translation is MRIIGIDPGLGRVGYGIIEIQNEKKIFLDCGVIETNKNKGEGDRLYEIFNDLNTLIDQWKPDIAAVEKFFFYRSSTTISVVQARGVIMMVFAFKSIKVSEYAPSQVKLTIAGSGKASKKEVIEAVMYNLNLTRAPKPDDSADALAIALTKLNEEGFN
- a CDS encoding homoserine dehydrogenase — protein: MQKCKIGIIGFGTVGKGIYKILKSKNDLHPILKDIEIVGIAVKNINKKRDTKLENNLLINDPYELIKDPNVDVIVEVMGGTDIARDIILKSLKARKSVVTANKAVIARYGNEIYSTAAKNGVYVLTEAAVCGGIPIIEPLKRSLKSNQINKMVGIINGTTNFILTKMSNEKADYEATLKLAQKLGFAEFDPTADVEGHDAADKISILSELAFGGKINRVSISTEGINQIDIKDIEYANKLGFEIKLLAFSERNAININDSLSLNIWVGPSLIPKSHPLATVDGVNNAILIDADPLGEIMLYGPGAGSGPTAASVVSDILNLQSSLTKDTKSIDPLLSFNFWRDCHIIESNQISKKNYLRIICLDSPGVIGKIGDIFGKNDVSIESIVQLDASQNKAEIVVITHEVSNGKFEKSKKEINALSEVELIASQLSCI
- a CDS encoding SufE family protein, translated to MEKKETYTELNKLVEKLKNAEDPKRKYEFILWLGKKLKVPNNSILIPENKVQGCVSEVFVKASFQEGKLYWEGYSDALITKGLLAFLINGMNELTPKQVVNINNKFIEDTGLKASLTPSRSNGFLNILLKMQSQANDFLSK
- a CDS encoding 5-formyltetrahydrofolate cyclo-ligase, whose amino-acid sequence is MKISEKKNFERKFFRNLRNKSSAFDMRKVEINVKTYVDSIFRKDLKKKYIGIYWPLENEVDLRSLGHEYLLALPRCEENKNLLFCAWDKKPLSKDLHGILAPYSSNKLSYEKISMMFIPCLSVDRNLIRLGYGGGYFDKLREDKNWRSIPCIGILTSNCVSDKFLTRADWDIPLSGFITEKEILV
- the bchI gene encoding magnesium chelatase ATPase subunit I, whose amino-acid sequence is MNRTKKRRVFPFTAVIGQEEMKLALLLNVIDPRIGGVMIMGDRGTGKSTTIRALADLLPAIDVVKDDPYNSSLIDPDLQSKEVLEKIVQGESLEKDKKQVPMVDLPLGATEDRLCGTIDIEKALSEGIKAFEPGLLAKANRGLLYVDEVNLLDDHLVDVLLDSAASGWNTVEREGVSVRHPARFVLIGSGNPEEGELRPQLLDRFGMSVEVKTVRDAELRVKVVDQRTSFDDNPDEFSISVEKQQDDLQQKVIKAQEILNSVQLDDDLRLNISAICGELDVDGLRGDIVTNRSARAIAAFEGRTEVQEEDIARVITCSLRHRLRKDPLEQVDSGERVIQAFCKVFDLNEKEDLSKFQLSSQE